The proteins below come from a single Parazoarcus communis genomic window:
- a CDS encoding TolC family protein, giving the protein MTDLRTPRRLLASSFLLAALGAGPALADGPMLGATVAGLIEHARLHNPDFAAQRAEAEAAHERIEPAGALPDPKFQIELMDTTNTMRGGRTTILPGEVGETRYRVVQSFPAWGKRELDVRAATARAGRADAGREAVWLELSASIKAAWLRYYAADREAVLNRDALRLLQGLEEITLSRYRHGLLPQQAVLRAQREITAQRLSLVAVEQRRRTATAALNALLARTPGSPLAAPAEPAPLADLPPIDQLLTHTRDRNPLLAAEAAGVEAARFERDRTWRDRYPDFSIGLTNNRPRGGESSWDLMFEVMIPLQQSARRAREREATYMLTAADARRDAAEAKLHGELGSAHAAYTAGHDTLRLLRGTLLPQAEATRDASRSAFSAGSVDFDTVLEAERQLVDTRLALLQADLDTRLALTELEKIAGDLP; this is encoded by the coding sequence ATGACTGATCTGCGTACTCCCCGACGCTTGCTGGCATCGTCATTCCTGCTTGCCGCACTGGGTGCCGGCCCGGCGCTGGCCGACGGCCCGATGCTCGGCGCCACCGTCGCCGGGTTGATCGAACATGCCCGCCTCCACAACCCGGACTTTGCTGCACAACGGGCCGAGGCCGAAGCCGCGCACGAGCGCATCGAACCCGCCGGCGCCTTGCCCGACCCGAAGTTTCAGATCGAGCTGATGGATACCACCAACACCATGCGTGGTGGCCGCACGACGATTCTCCCGGGCGAGGTGGGCGAAACCCGGTATCGCGTGGTGCAGTCGTTTCCGGCCTGGGGCAAGCGCGAACTCGACGTCCGCGCCGCCACCGCACGTGCAGGACGCGCCGACGCCGGCCGCGAAGCAGTGTGGCTGGAGCTGAGCGCGAGCATCAAGGCCGCGTGGCTGCGCTACTACGCAGCCGACCGCGAAGCCGTATTGAACCGGGACGCACTGCGCCTGCTGCAGGGCCTTGAGGAAATCACCCTTTCACGCTACCGCCACGGCCTGCTGCCGCAGCAGGCCGTACTGCGCGCGCAACGCGAGATCACCGCCCAGCGTCTATCCCTGGTTGCCGTCGAGCAGCGCCGCCGCACGGCCACCGCCGCCCTCAACGCGCTCCTCGCGCGCACGCCGGGCAGCCCGCTTGCCGCACCGGCGGAACCGGCGCCGCTCGCCGACCTGCCGCCCATCGACCAGCTGCTGACACATACCCGCGACCGTAACCCGCTGCTCGCAGCCGAAGCCGCCGGCGTTGAAGCCGCCCGCTTCGAGCGCGACCGCACCTGGCGTGACCGCTACCCGGACTTCAGCATCGGCCTCACCAACAACCGCCCGCGGGGCGGCGAGTCGTCCTGGGATCTGATGTTCGAAGTCATGATTCCGCTGCAGCAATCGGCACGGCGGGCCCGCGAGCGCGAGGCGACCTACATGCTGACGGCTGCCGATGCGCGCCGCGATGCGGCGGAAGCGAAGCTGCACGGCGAACTTGGCAGCGCACATGCAGCCTATACCGCCGGCCACGACACCCTGCGCCTGTTGCGCGGCACCCTGCTGCCGCAGGCTGAAGCCACCCGGGACGCCAGTCGCTCGGCCTTTTCCGCCGGCAGCGTCGATTTTGACACCGTGCTCGAAGCCGAACGCCAACTGGTGGACACCCGTCTTGCCCTGCTGCAGGCCGATCTCGACACACGCCTTGCATTGACCGAACTCGAAAAGATTGCTGGAGACCTGCCGTGA
- a CDS encoding copper-binding protein: MKTTFAILAFAALAISAPALAADDHAAHQGAMGNMHDAAGMMSDGTVKKLDAAAGKLTISHGPLANLDMPPMTMVFRASDPALLNGVKVGDKIRFKAERVGGAFTVTELEVAK; the protein is encoded by the coding sequence ATGAAAACCACCTTCGCCATCCTCGCCTTCGCTGCCCTTGCCATCAGCGCACCTGCGCTTGCCGCCGACGATCACGCCGCGCATCAGGGTGCCATGGGCAACATGCACGACGCCGCCGGGATGATGTCCGATGGCACGGTGAAAAAGCTCGACGCGGCGGCAGGCAAGCTCACCATCAGCCACGGCCCGCTCGCCAACCTCGACATGCCACCGATGACCATGGTGTTCCGCGCCAGCGATCCTGCCCTGCTGAACGGCGTGAAGGTTGGCGACAAGATCCGCTTCAAGGCAGAGCGCGTCGGTGGTGCCTTTACCGTGACCGAACTGGAAGTCGCCAAGTAA